The Armatimonadota bacterium DNA segment GGGGGAAGAGTAATGGCCAACTACGATAACAGATTGGGTGAGTGGTTTAAGCAAGTAGAACGCAGTGCTCAGGAACTTAAAAAGAAAAAAACGGACGACGTTCCGGTGCAAATAGAAGAAACGACCGAACCTGTGGAGCAGATTAGCGCAACATCGCAGCCAAGGCCCGTCAGCCAGCCTGCTCTTGAGGGCCTGGCTGTGGAGAAGACCGAGTCGGCAGTTGCGACTATCGAGTCTCCGGACATAGACGAAAGCACAGTTGGTGAGCCTAGACCGCATATGGATAAGCCTGTGGTCGGGCGAGTCGTAGATACTCCCGGACTCTTCGACGACAATGATGTTTCTCCGGTGGAAGACTTTTTCTCTTTCCTGGACCATAAATCCGAGCATGATGAACAGACAGATGAGGCTCAGGTAACCCAGCCCCAGCCCACTGTTTTAATCGGCAGTGAAGGCACCGGCGTGCCGCGTCCGATCATCTCTGAGCAGCAGACCGAGCAGAGTCAACCTGTTCATGTGCCGGAGACCTCATTTAGACAGCCTGTCGCAGAGCCGACAGTCATAACGGCTAAAGAGGAACCGGCAGTCCGGCAGGACCCAAATCTGCAGGAGAACTGGGACCGTATGCCGCATCACCTGCAGACCCTGTTCGGTATCGCAGGTGAAGAGGTAGCACAGAACTCATATAAAGCATTTAAGGAAAATCGCGGTGAGCTGATCCAGAGGCTTCTGGACCCGCCGCTCACTCTTGAAGAGGCTGCGAGAATACTCAACGTCTGCCCGACTACAGTCAGGCGATATACAAACCGAGGAGTGCTCGCGCACTTCAGAACTGCAGGCAACCAGCGACGTTTCAGGCTCTCCGACGTTTTGAGCTTTATGGAAAGCAATGGCCGCTCTATAAGTGACGCCGACTAAACAAGGCTTTTAACTCAATAACAACTCACTATTGGTGGCGATATTCTATCGCCACCATATCTTTATAACCTAGATTGTAA contains these protein-coding regions:
- a CDS encoding helix-turn-helix domain-containing protein; amino-acid sequence: MANYDNRLGEWFKQVERSAQELKKKKTDDVPVQIEETTEPVEQISATSQPRPVSQPALEGLAVEKTESAVATIESPDIDESTVGEPRPHMDKPVVGRVVDTPGLFDDNDVSPVEDFFSFLDHKSEHDEQTDEAQVTQPQPTVLIGSEGTGVPRPIISEQQTEQSQPVHVPETSFRQPVAEPTVITAKEEPAVRQDPNLQENWDRMPHHLQTLFGIAGEEVAQNSYKAFKENRGELIQRLLDPPLTLEEAARILNVCPTTVRRYTNRGVLAHFRTAGNQRRFRLSDVLSFMESNGRSISDAD